The Dehalobacter sp. DCM sequence AATCTACAGCTTGGTCCTTTAAGCGGCGATATATATCGCTGATAAAATACAATAAGACTTATCAATACTGTTGCCAATATTCTACTTACTTTTTTCATCTAAAATTCCCGCTTTTCTCCAAATATAACAAATAGATTTCTCAACTTCTGCAAAAGTTGCCGTATTTATCGCCGTGCGAGCTATAAAAATCATTTGGCAATCACAATTTACACCGTCCATATGCAAGCGGACAACCTCGCGCATCAGTCTTTTGGCACGATTCCTTTTTACAGCATTGCCAACTTTTTTGGAAGCGATAAATCCAACTTTGCGAGTATGTCCTTTAAAGATATATATGACTACTTGTCTGGAGGTATAA is a genomic window containing:
- the rnpA gene encoding ribonuclease P protein component; this translates as MLNKVYRMKKKANFQSVFAHGKSYTSRQVVIYIFKGHTRKVGFIASKKVGNAVKRNRAKRLMREVVRLHMDGVNCDCQMIFIARTAINTATFAEVEKSICYIWRKAGILDEKSK